The Chryseobacterium indicum genome includes a window with the following:
- a CDS encoding ATP-dependent Clp protease adaptor ClpS, protein MIFYNHIKDYENPKRQYEEDVLVLDETDEVYKLVLHNDDVHTFDYVIDCLIEICKHTLEQAEQCTILVHFKGKCTVKTGSLDILKPMHEKLLSRELTSEIV, encoded by the coding sequence ATGATTTTTTATAACCATATAAAAGATTACGAAAATCCGAAACGTCAATATGAAGAAGATGTTCTTGTTCTGGACGAAACGGATGAAGTATACAAGTTAGTCCTGCATAATGATGATGTCCATACATTTGATTATGTAATTGACTGCTTGATAGAGATCTGCAAACATACCTTAGAACAGGCAGAACAATGTACAATTCTTGTCCATTTTAAGGGTAAATGTACCGTAAAAACAGGTTCACTGGATATTTTGAAACCGATGCACGAAAAACTGCTTTCAAGAGAATTAACCAGCGAAATCGTATAA
- a CDS encoding IS5 family transposase, with amino-acid sequence MLGKNPEKKPELFRPMLVDFIDHEHELVLLSEKIDWNYFEKEFSPLYSKVGNPSHPIRFMVGCLLLKHLYNLGDETLEKAWIMNPYMQHFCGRVFFEHEFPCDPSNFVHFRKRIGEKGIEKIFAYSVRMHDAKTNTSNFVLSDTTVQENNTSFPTDAKLCKKVIDYCNKIAGNEGIKQRQRYTKVSKQMVRNTYNGKHPKRAKAARKSQRQLKTIAMRLIRELQRNFNAEQQEFYKDLMTLYTKVVTQKRNDADKIYSIHKPFTRCIAKGKAHSQYEFGNKVGLITTANKGKKIILGIKAFLQTPYDGHTIEPLLEQMETGGQKLPKELVYDRGGRGKSEIKGVKISIPSTPRKKDTAYQKQTKRKKFRTRAAIEPIIGHLKTDFRLAKNYFMGETGPQINALLAATAWNMKKMMELLKQKIIFLFYKIQIMLFSNPVFKNKLNSGFC; translated from the coding sequence ATGTTGGGGAAAAATCCAGAAAAGAAGCCAGAATTATTCCGCCCAATGTTGGTGGATTTTATTGACCACGAGCATGAACTTGTTCTACTTTCAGAAAAAATAGATTGGAATTATTTTGAGAAAGAATTTTCGCCCTTGTATTCCAAAGTGGGCAATCCGAGCCATCCGATTCGGTTTATGGTGGGTTGTTTGCTACTGAAACATTTGTATAATTTGGGCGATGAGACGTTGGAAAAAGCCTGGATCATGAATCCTTATATGCAGCATTTTTGTGGCAGGGTTTTCTTTGAACACGAATTTCCTTGTGACCCGAGTAATTTTGTTCATTTCCGAAAAAGAATTGGCGAAAAAGGTATCGAAAAAATCTTTGCCTACAGCGTAAGAATGCACGATGCCAAGACGAACACCTCAAATTTTGTTTTGTCCGATACTACCGTTCAGGAGAATAATACCTCTTTTCCTACCGATGCAAAATTGTGCAAAAAAGTGATTGATTATTGCAACAAAATAGCCGGAAATGAAGGCATAAAACAAAGACAACGCTACACAAAAGTCAGCAAACAAATGGTGCGCAACACCTACAACGGAAAACATCCCAAGCGGGCAAAAGCGGCAAGGAAATCTCAAAGACAGCTCAAAACCATCGCCATGAGACTGATTCGTGAATTGCAACGGAATTTTAATGCAGAACAGCAAGAATTTTATAAAGATTTAATGACATTGTACACCAAGGTTGTCACACAAAAAAGAAACGATGCCGATAAAATTTACAGCATTCACAAGCCTTTTACCCGATGTATTGCCAAAGGAAAAGCGCATAGCCAGTATGAATTTGGGAATAAGGTAGGTTTGATAACCACCGCCAACAAAGGCAAGAAAATTATTCTCGGGATTAAAGCATTTTTGCAAACTCCTTACGATGGTCACACCATAGAACCACTTTTGGAACAGATGGAAACCGGTGGTCAAAAGCTCCCAAAAGAACTCGTTTACGATAGAGGTGGCAGAGGAAAATCAGAAATAAAGGGCGTGAAAATCTCCATCCCAAGCACTCCAAGAAAAAAAGACACTGCTTATCAAAAGCAGACAAAGCGCAAAAAATTTAGAACCAGAGCGGCAATAGAACCTATCATCGGACATTTAAAAACCGATTTTAGGCTGGCAAAAAATTACTTCATGGGAGAAACGGGACCACAAATCAATGCATTACTAGCTGCAACCGCTTGGAACATGAAGAAAATGATGGAACTACTGAAACAGAAAATTATTTTCTTATTTTATAAGATACAAATTATGCTGTTTTCTAATCCTGTTTTTAAAAATAAATTAAATAGTGGGTTTTGTTAA
- a CDS encoding F0F1 ATP synthase subunit B, giving the protein MELIHQFSSGLFIIQSVIFLALLFLLGKFAWKPILKSINDRETSIVDALNQATLARKEMETLKEDNERIIREAKIERDAILKEAREIRDKIVGEAKDVAKVEGDKMIEAAKQTINAEKNAAMADIKTQIGTLSVNIAESILKQKLDNSEAQNELVQNYLNKSNLN; this is encoded by the coding sequence ATGGAATTAATTCATCAGTTTTCATCAGGATTATTTATTATCCAGTCTGTTATTTTTCTGGCATTGTTATTCTTGTTAGGCAAATTTGCTTGGAAACCTATTTTAAAATCTATTAATGATAGAGAAACTTCTATTGTTGACGCTCTTAATCAGGCTACATTAGCAAGAAAGGAGATGGAAACTTTAAAGGAGGATAACGAAAGAATTATTCGTGAGGCTAAAATCGAAAGAGATGCTATCCTTAAAGAAGCAAGAGAAATCAGAGATAAAATCGTAGGTGAGGCTAAAGATGTTGCTAAAGTAGAAGGAGATAAAATGATTGAAGCTGCTAAACAAACCATCAATGCTGAGAAAAATGCTGCAATGGCAGATATCAAAACTCAGATTGGTACTTTATCAGTAAACATTGCAGAGTCTATTTTGAAGCAGAAGTTAGACAACAGCGAAGCTCAAAACGAATTAGTTCAAAATTATTTAAACAAATCAAACCTTAACTAA
- the atpH gene encoding ATP synthase F1 subunit delta, which translates to MLTSKVAKRYAQGLLDFTNESGQTATVFSEMKDVVKIMKESADLNKFFMTPYIDSKKKVEVANEIFKGLSVSSKNLITLVIKHGRESQLKNIAQEFINKVEDISGVQRVTVTTASQLSKENLDEILRNSNLVNTNANFDLQLNIKPEILGGYILRVGDQQIDASVKSKLNQVKKDFSLN; encoded by the coding sequence ATGCTTACATCTAAAGTAGCTAAAAGATACGCACAAGGTTTACTTGACTTCACCAACGAATCAGGTCAAACGGCTACTGTATTTTCTGAAATGAAAGATGTAGTAAAAATCATGAAAGAATCTGCAGACTTAAACAAATTCTTCATGACGCCTTACATCGATTCTAAAAAGAAAGTAGAAGTAGCAAACGAAATTTTCAAAGGTTTATCGGTTTCTTCCAAAAATTTGATTACATTGGTAATCAAGCACGGTCGTGAAAGCCAATTAAAGAATATCGCTCAGGAATTCATCAACAAAGTTGAGGATATCAGTGGAGTGCAGAGAGTAACAGTCACAACGGCATCTCAGCTTTCTAAAGAAAACCTTGATGAGATTTTAAGAAATTCCAACCTTGTTAATACCAATGCAAATTTTGATTTGCAGCTGAATATAAAGCCTGAAATTTTAGGAGGTTATATTTTAAGAGTTGGAGATCAGCAGATCGATGCTTCTGTGAAGTCTAAACTTAATCAGGTTAAAAAAGATTTTAGCTTAAATTAA
- a CDS encoding FtsB family cell division protein, translated as MKENKLIKDIQPKSETFKLIQKYFLNKYTITICLFLVWMIFFDKTSFLVINELNGEISKYEEQLQYYKTEYEKNDAFYKKLMNNKSEKEKYARENYFMKKPNEEIFILVVDSANTKK; from the coding sequence ATGAAAGAAAATAAGCTTATTAAAGACATTCAGCCCAAGTCTGAAACATTCAAACTTATTCAGAAATATTTTTTGAATAAATATACCATTACAATCTGTCTGTTTCTGGTCTGGATGATTTTCTTTGATAAAACTTCTTTTCTGGTAATTAATGAACTGAACGGCGAAATCAGCAAATATGAAGAACAGCTTCAATATTATAAAACTGAATACGAAAAGAACGATGCGTTTTATAAAAAGCTGATGAACAATAAGTCTGAAAAAGAAAAATACGCAAGAGAAAACTACTTCATGAAAAAACCAAATGAAGAAATTTTCATCTTGGTCGTGGACAGCGCAAACACGAAGAAATAA
- the atpB gene encoding F0F1 ATP synthase subunit A encodes MFKKFAVLFYSIFVLNLVSAQHSGADAEAGSATTELSEKDKVSKENKEYIDHHLLDAHDFTLMVDKEGHHIGFPLPVIFYDNGFHAFMSNSKEGFMHGETTEVDGAFYKLHHEKIYKTDASGNLKEDEEGHVTSEKVLDLSITKSVLIILLTAVFMFLLFTGMAKSYKKSAVPTGAARFLEPLVIFVRDEIAIPNIGHKYKRFIGYLLTVFFFILFLNVLGLMPFGINVTGNITMTFFLAILTYLITTFSANKDYWKHIFWMPGVPVPMKLIMLPIELLGTITKPFALMIRLFANMTAGHIVVMSLIGLIYVFKNVVAGVAFPFLTLVIYLLEVLVAFLQAYIFTMLSALFIGMAVQEHEHEHHAAH; translated from the coding sequence ATGTTTAAGAAATTCGCAGTTTTATTCTACAGTATTTTTGTATTAAACTTAGTGTCTGCACAGCATAGTGGTGCTGATGCTGAAGCAGGTTCTGCTACTACAGAGCTATCTGAAAAAGATAAAGTAAGTAAAGAAAACAAAGAGTATATCGATCATCACTTATTGGATGCTCACGATTTTACATTGATGGTGGATAAAGAAGGTCATCATATTGGTTTTCCTCTTCCTGTTATTTTTTATGATAACGGTTTTCACGCTTTCATGAGCAACAGTAAAGAGGGATTCATGCACGGTGAAACTACAGAGGTTGACGGAGCTTTCTATAAATTACATCATGAAAAAATTTACAAGACTGATGCGTCTGGAAATTTAAAAGAAGATGAAGAAGGTCATGTTACTTCGGAAAAGGTTTTAGATTTATCAATTACGAAGAGTGTTTTGATTATTTTATTGACAGCGGTTTTCATGTTCTTATTATTTACCGGAATGGCTAAGTCTTATAAAAAGTCTGCTGTTCCTACAGGTGCAGCAAGATTTTTGGAGCCTTTGGTAATTTTCGTGAGAGACGAAATCGCTATTCCGAATATCGGGCATAAATATAAAAGATTTATTGGTTATCTTTTAACAGTATTTTTCTTTATCTTATTTTTGAACGTATTAGGATTGATGCCATTCGGAATTAATGTTACAGGGAATATTACGATGACGTTCTTTCTGGCTATTCTTACTTACCTGATTACGACTTTTTCGGCAAACAAAGATTATTGGAAGCATATTTTCTGGATGCCTGGAGTTCCTGTTCCAATGAAATTGATTATGTTGCCAATCGAATTATTAGGAACAATTACTAAGCCTTTTGCATTGATGATCCGACTTTTTGCAAACATGACTGCAGGACATATTGTCGTAATGAGTTTGATCGGATTGATCTATGTATTTAAAAATGTAGTGGCAGGAGTTGCATTCCCTTTCTTAACATTAGTAATTTATTTGTTAGAAGTATTAGTTGCATTCTTACAGGCTTATATTTTTACAATGTTATCTGCTTTATTCATCGGAATGGCAGTGCAGGAGCATGAGCATGAACACCACGCTGCTCACTAA
- a CDS encoding hemolysin family protein, translating to MDSDIVRLLLALLLVLLNGFFVAAEFSIVKVRYSQIQIKAAEGNSMAKQAEHIIKHLDEYLSATQLGITLASLALGWVGESALHHIVENIFHSLSIDLSQATITSISVITSFVLITIMHIVFGELIPKSIAIRKSESTTMATAIPLRVFYTVFKPFIWLMNLMSNTFLRLVKIHPASEHEIHSTEELQLLVKQSADSGEIEEENYEIIKNAFDFTDHSAKQIMVPRQNITSIDFEEDINEIINKIMESGYSRIPVYENSIDNVIGVLYTKEIIREFVKRKGELNHEDLKELMRDAFFVVGSKKISDLLKIFQQKKQHLAIVIDEFGGTEGIITLEDILEELVGEIQDEEDDEEKIVDKIGENTYWVQATQPLDEINEFIPKKLPLSEESEYNTLAGFILHALADIPEENQEFDLEDYHFKILKMNNKSVELVELVYEEPNSISDLAEKIGEV from the coding sequence ATGGATTCGGACATAGTCAGGCTTTTGCTGGCCTTATTACTTGTTTTACTTAATGGCTTTTTCGTAGCCGCAGAATTTTCAATTGTTAAAGTTCGTTATTCACAGATTCAAATAAAAGCCGCAGAAGGAAACTCTATGGCAAAGCAGGCAGAGCATATCATCAAACATCTTGATGAATATCTTTCGGCTACACAGCTCGGTATCACGCTGGCTTCTCTGGCTTTAGGTTGGGTTGGAGAAAGCGCGTTACACCATATTGTAGAAAATATTTTCCATTCGCTTAGTATTGATCTTAGTCAGGCAACCATCACTTCCATTTCGGTGATCACAAGTTTTGTACTGATTACGATTATGCACATTGTTTTCGGTGAGCTTATTCCGAAGTCAATTGCGATCAGAAAATCGGAATCTACTACAATGGCAACTGCAATTCCGTTAAGAGTTTTTTATACGGTTTTCAAGCCTTTTATCTGGTTAATGAACCTGATGTCGAATACCTTTTTGAGACTGGTAAAGATTCATCCGGCTTCAGAACATGAAATTCACTCTACAGAAGAACTTCAGCTTTTGGTAAAACAATCTGCCGACAGCGGAGAAATTGAAGAGGAAAATTATGAGATCATTAAAAATGCATTTGATTTTACAGATCATTCGGCAAAACAGATCATGGTTCCCCGTCAGAACATTACTTCCATAGATTTTGAAGAAGATATCAATGAAATCATCAATAAAATCATGGAAAGCGGATATTCCCGTATTCCGGTCTACGAAAATTCTATTGATAATGTGATCGGTGTTTTGTATACTAAAGAAATCATCAGAGAATTTGTAAAAAGAAAAGGTGAACTGAATCATGAAGATCTTAAAGAACTGATGCGTGACGCATTTTTCGTGGTAGGAAGTAAAAAGATTTCAGACTTACTGAAAATTTTCCAACAGAAAAAGCAGCATTTGGCAATCGTTATTGATGAATTCGGAGGAACTGAAGGAATCATTACTCTCGAAGATATTTTGGAGGAGCTTGTAGGAGAAATTCAGGATGAAGAAGACGATGAAGAAAAAATTGTAGACAAGATCGGAGAAAATACATACTGGGTTCAGGCAACACAGCCATTGGACGAAATTAATGAATTCATCCCTAAAAAATTGCCGCTTTCCGAAGAAAGCGAGTACAATACATTAGCCGGTTTTATTCTTCATGCTTTAGCTGATATTCCGGAAGAAAATCAGGAATTTGATCTGGAAGATTATCATTTTAAAATTCTTAAGATGAATAATAAGAGCGTTGAACTGGTAGAACTGGTCTATGAAGAACCGAACAGCATCAGTGATCTTGCAGAAAAAATAGGAGAAGTTTAA
- a CDS encoding helix-turn-helix transcriptional regulator, translating to MIKKTFNRLYYAVSYWRIDDSLDSDKEKDSAILFNIYIFLLFVFFLIQSAFNIFFIGIYSNALLLFCISLFYCFCFLFLRDILMNRYCIILSFIALTFLVTFYSCYYGIKSGTFLYYFPLLLAVYLFFSSENDRLLIIFLTALILSNIYISAFSNFEIFDHNEKYESFDNYLLIVNISSVLVLMFVNSYYFIQKREKYYITLYRNLYRKQQIENLSNELKRLKDNLNKEAFSEETLKELIESVQLSDMIFIEKFNTAFPDFFEKLNAISSNSLNISDKKMCAMLKLGFTSKQIAIYTNSSIKSVEGKIYRLRKKLNLSSDVDSRVWFSAI from the coding sequence ATGATAAAAAAAACATTTAATCGATTGTATTACGCTGTTTCCTATTGGAGAATTGATGATTCTTTAGATTCGGATAAAGAGAAAGATTCTGCTATTCTTTTCAATATCTACATCTTTTTATTATTTGTATTTTTCCTAATTCAGTCCGCCTTTAATATTTTTTTTATCGGGATTTATTCTAATGCCCTATTATTATTCTGTATATCCCTGTTTTACTGCTTCTGTTTTCTCTTCCTGAGAGATATTCTCATGAATAGATACTGTATAATTCTGTCTTTTATTGCCTTAACATTCCTGGTTACGTTTTATTCCTGTTATTACGGTATTAAAAGTGGTACATTTTTGTATTATTTTCCTCTATTGCTGGCAGTTTATTTATTTTTCTCTTCGGAAAATGATCGCTTATTAATTATTTTTCTCACTGCATTGATCTTATCAAATATTTATATTTCTGCATTTTCTAATTTTGAAATTTTTGATCATAATGAAAAGTATGAAAGCTTTGACAATTATCTGTTAATCGTAAACATCTCATCTGTACTTGTCTTAATGTTTGTCAATTCGTATTACTTTATCCAGAAACGGGAAAAATATTATATTACACTTTATCGAAATCTTTACAGAAAACAACAAATTGAAAACCTCAGCAACGAACTAAAACGGTTAAAAGATAATTTAAATAAAGAAGCATTTTCTGAGGAAACATTAAAAGAGCTTATTGAATCCGTACAGTTAAGCGATATGATCTTTATCGAAAAATTCAATACAGCATTTCCTGATTTTTTTGAAAAACTAAATGCAATCAGTTCGAATTCTCTTAACATTTCAGATAAGAAAATGTGCGCAATGCTTAAGTTGGGATTTACAAGTAAGCAAATTGCCATCTATACAAATTCCTCTATAAAATCTGTGGAAGGCAAAATCTACAGATTAAGAAAGAAACTCAATTTATCATCAGATGTAGATTCCAGAGTCTGGTTTTCTGCCATATGA
- the udk gene encoding uridine kinase, giving the protein MLVIGIAGGTGSGKTTVVDKIIQQLDIEGMNILSQDNYYHDNHNLTLAEREALNYDHPKSIDFDLLIQHVKALKNNESIEQPVYSFVTHGRTGDHVTVEPKNVLVVEGILVLTNKELLKEFDLKVFVHADSDERLIRRIRRDTQERGRDLNEVLHRYQTTLKPMHQEFIEPSKNEADLIIPNMRQNSVAIDFLTTVIKNSLRKH; this is encoded by the coding sequence ATGCTTGTAATAGGAATTGCAGGAGGTACAGGCTCCGGCAAAACTACGGTTGTTGATAAGATAATTCAGCAGCTTGACATCGAAGGAATGAACATCCTTTCTCAGGATAACTATTATCATGATAATCATAATCTTACATTGGCGGAAAGAGAAGCCTTGAATTATGATCATCCCAAATCCATCGATTTTGACCTTCTGATACAACATGTAAAAGCTTTAAAAAATAACGAATCAATAGAGCAGCCGGTTTACAGCTTTGTAACGCATGGAAGAACAGGAGATCACGTTACCGTAGAACCTAAAAACGTATTGGTAGTAGAAGGAATTCTGGTTCTTACCAACAAGGAATTACTGAAGGAATTCGACCTTAAAGTTTTTGTGCATGCAGATTCGGACGAAAGGCTGATCAGGAGGATCAGGAGAGATACACAGGAAAGAGGAAGAGATTTAAATGAAGTTCTGCACCGTTATCAGACAACTTTGAAACCGATGCATCAGGAATTTATTGAACCTTCCAAAAATGAAGCAGATCTGATCATCCCGAATATGAGACAGAATTCCGTTGCGATTGATTTTTTAACCACCGTTATTAAAAACTCGTTGAGAAAACATTAA
- the atpE gene encoding ATP synthase F0 subunit C: protein MEIPKIVGAGIVVLGVGIGLGKIGAAALEAIARQPEQSGKIQTAMLIAAALVEGVAFAALFAVN, encoded by the coding sequence ATGGAAATCCCTAAAATTGTAGGTGCTGGTATCGTAGTACTAGGTGTAGGTATCGGTCTTGGTAAAATCGGAGCTGCTGCTCTTGAAGCTATCGCTAGACAACCTGAGCAATCTGGAAAAATCCAAACAGCTATGCTTATCGCAGCTGCACTTGTAGAAGGTGTTGCGTTTGCTGCTCTATTCGCGGTAAACTAA
- the atpA gene encoding F0F1 ATP synthase subunit alpha, with protein sequence MAEINPAEVSAILKQQLANFDTQSNVEEVGTVLTIGDGIARVYGLENVQYGELVKFSSDVEGIVLNLEEDNVGVALLGESKLVKEGDTVRRTNRISSIKVGEGMLGRVVDTLGNPIDGKGPITGNLYEMPLERKAPGVIYRQPVTEPLQSGIVAIDSMIPVGRGQRELIIGDRQTGKTTVAIDTIINQKEFFDAGNPVYCIYVAIGQKASTVAQIVKTLSDKGALAYTVIVAANASDPVPMQVYSAMAGAAIGEFFRDTGRPALIVYDDLSKQAVAYRELSLLLRRPPGREAYPGDVFYLHSRLLERAAKVIADDNIARQMNDLPESLRPIVKGGGSLTALPIIETQAGDVSAYIPTNVISITDGQIFLESDLFNSGVRPAINVGISVSRVGGNAQIKSMKKVSGTLKLDQAQYKELEAFAKFGSDLDAATLAVISKGERNVEILKQPVNSPLPVDSQVAMIYAGTENLLRNVPIRKVKEFQIEYIEFLRSKHPDTMAAIKAGKIDDSITSVLKQAANDLAAKYN encoded by the coding sequence ATGGCAGAAATAAATCCGGCAGAAGTATCTGCGATCTTAAAACAGCAATTGGCCAACTTCGATACTCAATCAAATGTTGAGGAAGTAGGTACAGTTTTAACCATCGGTGATGGTATTGCTCGTGTATACGGGTTAGAAAACGTACAATACGGAGAGTTGGTGAAATTTTCTAGTGATGTAGAAGGTATTGTACTAAACCTTGAAGAAGACAACGTAGGTGTTGCGCTACTTGGTGAAAGTAAATTAGTAAAAGAAGGAGATACAGTAAGAAGAACAAACAGAATCTCTTCTATTAAAGTAGGAGAAGGAATGTTAGGAAGAGTAGTAGATACTCTTGGTAACCCTATCGATGGTAAAGGTCCTATTACTGGGAATTTATACGAAATGCCATTGGAAAGAAAAGCTCCCGGAGTTATTTACAGACAGCCGGTAACTGAACCTTTACAGTCAGGTATCGTTGCAATCGACTCTATGATCCCTGTAGGAAGAGGACAGAGAGAGCTTATCATTGGTGACAGACAGACAGGTAAAACTACTGTTGCGATCGATACGATCATCAACCAAAAAGAATTCTTTGATGCAGGTAACCCTGTATATTGTATATATGTTGCTATCGGACAGAAAGCTTCTACTGTAGCACAAATCGTTAAAACACTTTCGGATAAAGGAGCTTTAGCATATACCGTAATCGTTGCGGCTAACGCATCAGATCCGGTTCCTATGCAGGTATATTCTGCAATGGCAGGAGCTGCAATCGGTGAGTTCTTCAGAGACACCGGAAGACCAGCTTTGATCGTTTATGATGATTTATCTAAACAAGCGGTTGCTTACCGTGAGCTTTCTCTACTTTTAAGAAGACCACCGGGTCGTGAAGCATATCCTGGAGATGTTTTCTACCTTCACTCAAGATTATTGGAAAGAGCTGCGAAAGTAATCGCTGATGACAATATCGCAAGACAGATGAACGATTTACCTGAGTCTTTAAGACCAATCGTAAAAGGTGGTGGTTCATTAACAGCACTTCCAATTATTGAAACTCAGGCGGGTGACGTTTCTGCGTATATTCCTACCAACGTAATCTCTATTACAGACGGACAGATCTTCTTGGAGTCTGATCTATTCAACTCAGGGGTTCGTCCTGCGATCAACGTAGGTATCTCTGTATCCAGAGTAGGAGGTAACGCTCAGATCAAATCAATGAAAAAAGTTTCTGGTACGCTTAAATTAGACCAGGCTCAGTATAAAGAATTAGAAGCGTTTGCTAAGTTCGGTTCAGACCTTGATGCTGCTACATTAGCGGTAATCTCTAAAGGGGAAAGAAACGTAGAAATCCTTAAGCAGCCGGTAAACTCTCCACTTCCGGTAGACAGCCAGGTTGCAATGATCTATGCAGGAACAGAGAACTTATTGAGAAACGTTCCTATCAGAAAAGTAAAAGAATTCCAGATAGAATACATCGAGTTCCTAAGATCTAAGCATCCGGATACAATGGCTGCCATTAAAGCAGGAAAAATTGATGATTCAATTACAAGTGTTCTTAAGCAGGCTGCTAACGATCTAGCTGCTAAATATAACTAA
- the atpG gene encoding ATP synthase F1 subunit gamma: MANLKEIRGRITSISSTMQITRAMKMVSAAKLKKAQDAIVMLRPYSEKLQELIQNVNSSSDPDQISVYAQKREVKRVLFIAITSNRGLAGAFNSSIVKELNAQFQNKSQYEVEVLSIGKKAFDAVRRTRKVYANESAVYDNLNFDTVAHVTEAVMKNFTEGKFDEVYLIYNKFVNAATQEVTTEQLLPISMPENTEPQVETDYIFEPNRTEILDNLIPKSIKTQVFKAILDSVASEHGARMTAMHKATDNAQALKNDLVIFYNKARQAAITNEILEIVSGAEALKNS, encoded by the coding sequence ATGGCAAACTTAAAAGAAATACGAGGCAGAATTACGTCTATCTCATCCACGATGCAGATTACCCGTGCTATGAAAATGGTTTCCGCTGCGAAACTGAAGAAAGCACAGGATGCAATCGTAATGTTAAGACCTTATTCTGAGAAATTACAGGAACTTATCCAGAATGTAAATTCCAGTTCAGATCCTGATCAGATTTCTGTTTATGCTCAGAAGAGAGAAGTAAAAAGAGTGCTTTTTATTGCAATTACTTCAAACAGAGGTCTTGCCGGAGCTTTTAACTCATCTATTGTTAAGGAGCTTAATGCACAGTTTCAGAACAAATCTCAATATGAGGTGGAAGTTTTGTCTATCGGTAAGAAAGCTTTTGATGCTGTAAGAAGAACCCGTAAGGTATACGCAAACGAAAGTGCTGTTTACGATAATCTGAACTTCGATACGGTAGCTCATGTTACTGAAGCTGTAATGAAAAACTTTACAGAAGGTAAATTTGATGAAGTATATTTAATTTATAATAAATTCGTTAATGCTGCCACTCAGGAAGTAACTACAGAACAGCTTCTTCCAATTTCAATGCCTGAGAATACAGAACCTCAGGTAGAAACAGATTATATTTTTGAGCCAAACAGAACAGAAATATTAGATAATCTGATTCCTAAATCGATCAAAACTCAGGTTTTCAAAGCCATCCTTGATTCTGTAGCTTCTGAACACGGAGCGAGAATGACAGCCATGCATAAAGCGACAGATAACGCGCAGGCTCTGAAAAATGATTTGGTAATTTTCTACAACAAAGCAAGACAGGCTGCTATTACAAACGAGATCTTAGAGATCGTTTCCGGAGCAGAAGCTTTGAAAAATTCGTAA